A section of the Roseomonas marmotae genome encodes:
- a CDS encoding ABC transporter substrate-binding protein codes for MLRRQLFTGAAGAAMGSALPRFAIAQRANTRPLKFIAQADLAVVDPIVTTAYVSRNHAYMVWDTLYGFDENYRPQPQMVDGHTVDEDGRRVTMTLRDGLKFHDGEPVRARDAVASIRRWGARDALGQVLFSVLDELSAPDDRTILFRLRRPFPLLFEALAKPSTPVCFIMPERLAKSDPGTPVTEVVGSGPFRFNHNERVPGSLIVYEKFAGYVPRADGVASWTAGPKHVHFDRVEWHVIPDAATAAAALQSGEFDWWEQPTGDLQPVLRRSRDIVLENPDPTGLCGMARFNHLHPPFNNPAIRRALLGAVSQEDYMTAVIGTDRSLWRDQVGFFPPETPLASDAGMEALTSPRDYEKVKRDLAAAGYNGEKVVLIAASDFPSLNALAQVGNDMLVKSGMNVDFITADWGTVVQRRASREAPEKGGWSMFFTFWSGLDMFNPGVQQALRGHGQAAWFGWPTAPKLEELRTAWFEAPDPEAQKEVGRQIQLQAFQDVPYLPVGQYFQATAYRRDLTGVLKGLPLFWNVRRA; via the coding sequence ATGTTGAGACGGCAGTTATTTACCGGCGCCGCCGGCGCCGCCATGGGCTCGGCCCTCCCTCGCTTCGCGATCGCCCAGCGCGCCAATACGAGGCCGCTGAAGTTCATCGCGCAGGCCGATCTGGCCGTGGTCGATCCCATCGTGACCACCGCCTATGTCAGCCGGAACCATGCCTATATGGTCTGGGACACGCTGTACGGCTTCGACGAGAATTACCGGCCCCAGCCGCAGATGGTGGATGGCCATACCGTCGATGAGGACGGCAGGCGCGTCACCATGACGTTGCGCGACGGGCTCAAATTCCATGACGGGGAGCCGGTGCGCGCGCGCGACGCGGTAGCCTCGATCCGCCGCTGGGGCGCGCGGGACGCGCTGGGCCAGGTGCTGTTCTCGGTACTGGACGAACTCTCGGCGCCCGACGACAGGACCATCCTGTTCCGCCTGAGGAGGCCCTTCCCGCTGCTGTTCGAGGCGCTGGCGAAGCCTTCGACCCCCGTCTGCTTCATCATGCCGGAGCGGCTGGCGAAGAGCGACCCTGGAACCCCGGTCACGGAGGTCGTCGGCTCAGGGCCCTTCCGGTTCAACCATAATGAGCGGGTCCCCGGCAGCCTCATCGTCTATGAGAAATTCGCCGGTTATGTGCCCCGCGCTGATGGGGTGGCGAGTTGGACCGCCGGGCCGAAGCACGTGCATTTCGACCGCGTCGAGTGGCATGTGATACCCGATGCCGCGACGGCCGCCGCCGCGCTCCAGAGCGGGGAGTTCGATTGGTGGGAGCAGCCGACAGGCGACCTGCAGCCGGTTCTGCGCCGCTCCCGCGACATCGTCCTGGAGAATCCGGACCCGACCGGGCTCTGCGGTATGGCGCGCTTCAACCACCTGCACCCGCCCTTCAATAACCCGGCGATCCGCCGGGCTCTGCTGGGGGCGGTCAGCCAGGAAGACTACATGACGGCGGTGATCGGCACCGACCGGAGCCTCTGGCGCGACCAGGTGGGCTTCTTCCCGCCGGAGACGCCGCTGGCGAGCGATGCCGGGATGGAGGCGCTGACCAGCCCGCGCGACTATGAGAAGGTCAAGCGGGATCTGGCCGCTGCCGGATATAACGGCGAGAAGGTGGTGCTGATCGCGGCCAGCGACTTCCCCTCGTTGAACGCCCTGGCGCAGGTCGGCAACGACATGCTGGTGAAGTCCGGCATGAATGTGGACTTCATCACCGCCGACTGGGGCACGGTGGTCCAGCGGCGCGCGAGCCGGGAGGCGCCGGAGAAGGGCGGGTGGAGCATGTTCTTCACCTTCTGGTCCGGGCTGGACATGTTCAATCCCGGCGTCCAGCAGGCCCTGCGCGGCCATGGGCAGGCGGCCTGGTTCGGCTGGCCAACCGCACCGAAGCTGGAAGAGCTCCGCACCGCCTGGTTCGAGGCCCCAGACCCGGAGGCGCAGAAAGAGGTGGGCCGGCAGATCCAGCTGCAGGCCTTCCAGGACGTCCCCTATCTGCCCGTCGGGCAATATTTCCAGGCAACGGCCTATCGGCGGGACCTGACTGGCGTCCTGAAGGGCCTGCCCCTGTTCTGGAACGTTCGCCGCGCCTGA
- a CDS encoding ABC transporter permease, protein MLAYIIRRILATIPVMAIVALFVFSLLYLAPGDPAAVIAGDQATPADVERIRASLGLDRPFLVRFGEWSWRILQGDLGLSIFTNLPVTRMIAQRIEPTLSLMVVTLILAVGIAVPMGVLAAWKSGSWLDRLVMGFAVLGFSVPVFVVGYLLAYIFALQLDWLPVQGYTPISNGVWPWLQNLILPAVALGGVYIALIARITRATMLEILQQDYIRTARAKGAGQRTILFLHALKNAAVPIVTVIGIGVALLIGGAVVTESVFAIPGLGRLTVDAILRRDYPVIQGVILLFSFVYVLVNLLIDLSYTLFDPRIRY, encoded by the coding sequence ATGCTCGCCTATATCATCCGACGTATTCTGGCGACGATCCCAGTCATGGCGATCGTCGCGCTCTTTGTGTTCAGCTTGCTCTATCTGGCGCCAGGCGACCCTGCGGCAGTGATCGCCGGTGACCAGGCGACGCCCGCGGATGTCGAGCGTATCCGGGCAAGCCTCGGCCTGGACCGTCCCTTCCTTGTGCGCTTTGGCGAATGGTCCTGGCGGATCCTGCAAGGCGACCTCGGCCTGTCGATCTTCACCAACCTGCCGGTGACGCGGATGATCGCGCAGCGGATCGAGCCCACCCTGTCGCTGATGGTCGTGACGCTCATCCTGGCCGTGGGCATCGCCGTGCCGATGGGCGTGTTGGCGGCCTGGAAGTCGGGCTCCTGGCTGGACCGCCTGGTCATGGGCTTTGCCGTCCTCGGCTTCTCCGTGCCGGTCTTCGTGGTAGGCTATCTGCTCGCATATATCTTTGCGCTCCAACTGGACTGGCTGCCGGTGCAGGGATACACGCCCATCTCCAACGGCGTTTGGCCGTGGCTGCAGAATCTGATTCTGCCGGCTGTGGCACTCGGCGGCGTCTATATCGCGCTGATCGCCCGCATTACCCGCGCGACCATGCTGGAAATCCTGCAGCAGGACTATATCCGCACGGCCCGCGCCAAGGGCGCCGGGCAGCGCACCATCCTCTTCCTGCATGCGCTGAAGAATGCCGCGGTGCCCATCGTCACGGTCATCGGCATCGGCGTGGCGCTGCTGATCGGTGGTGCGGTGGTGACCGAGAGCGTCTTCGCCATCCCCGGCCTGGGCCGGCTGACGGTGGACGCCATCCTGCGGCGGGACTATCCGGTCATCCAGGGCGTGATCCTGCTGTTCAGCTTCGTTTATGTGCTGGTCAATCTGCTGATTGACCTGAGCTACACTCTGTTCGACCCGAGGATCCGGTATTGA
- the rfbA gene encoding glucose-1-phosphate thymidylyltransferase RfbA gives MKGILLAGGAGTRLHPATLAISKQLLPVYDKPMVYYPLSVLMLAGIREIMIISTPHDLPLFRRLLGDGRQWGLSFTYAEQDRPRGIAQALTLAETFLDGSPAALILGDNMFYGNDLDRHLAIAHETLAKGEAGAVVFAYRVADPQRYGVVEFDASNRALSLEEKPKLPRSDWAVTGLYFYDGRASSLAGQLEPSARGEIEITDLNRRYLEEGQLSVLQLGRGFAWLDTGTHDSLLEAGEFVRAIEKRTGQKIAAVEEVAWRMGFIDEAQLMALAVPLRNSGYGAYLEGLPRQGP, from the coding sequence TTGAAGGGTATCCTGCTAGCCGGCGGCGCCGGCACGCGTCTGCATCCCGCGACCCTGGCGATATCGAAGCAGCTTCTGCCGGTCTACGATAAGCCCATGGTCTATTACCCGCTCTCCGTGCTGATGCTCGCGGGCATCCGGGAGATCATGATCATCTCCACCCCTCACGACCTGCCGCTGTTCCGGCGCCTTCTGGGTGATGGCAGGCAATGGGGTCTTTCCTTTACTTATGCGGAGCAGGATCGGCCGCGTGGCATCGCGCAGGCCCTGACCCTCGCGGAAACCTTCCTGGACGGTAGCCCGGCGGCACTGATACTGGGCGATAATATGTTCTATGGCAACGACTTGGACAGGCACCTTGCCATCGCACATGAAACCCTGGCCAAAGGCGAGGCGGGGGCGGTTGTCTTCGCCTACCGGGTGGCGGACCCCCAGCGTTACGGTGTCGTGGAGTTCGATGCCTCCAACCGCGCATTGAGCCTGGAGGAGAAGCCGAAGCTGCCGCGATCGGACTGGGCGGTGACGGGACTTTACTTCTATGACGGCCGGGCATCCTCCCTGGCAGGCCAGCTCGAACCCTCGGCGCGGGGTGAGATCGAGATCACGGACCTGAACCGCCGCTATCTGGAGGAAGGGCAGCTCAGCGTGCTGCAACTGGGCCGTGGCTTTGCCTGGCTGGACACGGGCACGCATGACAGCCTGCTGGAGGCCGGTGAGTTCGTCCGGGCCATCGAGAAACGGACAGGCCAGAAGATTGCCGCCGTCGAGGAAGTGGCTTGGCGGATGGGTTTCATCGACGAAGCGCAGCTTATGGCGCTGGCCGTGCCGCTCCGGAATAGCGGCTACGGCGCCTATCTCGAGGGCCTGCCGCGCCAGGGCCCGTAA
- a CDS encoding type I secretion system permease/ATPase, which produces MAVFRQPGTEGASDTLLSRAIRACRREFVAVGLFSGVVNLLQLTVSLYMMQVFDRVLATRSLDTLIFLTIIAVSAVLLLAVLEAVRGQVMQRVAGWIEARVAPEGFERALESQLRGRPYRMEALRDLAVCRSWLGSPGALAVYDVPWVPIYLGAIFLLHPLMGFVALAGAVMLFGLTLLNEFTTSSLLRQASTAAMASQRRADAVARNAEVIDSMGMSNAVLRHWREGVAQVTAPQQKAADRAAILLSATKFFRLAVQLAVLGIGAYLVLRQEITSGASIAGSIIMGRALAPVEQLIGGWKGLVQTRQALRRLNIFLALPRIRPPGLAMPEPTGRVAAERVTYGVPGQPMAIIKGVSFGLEPGESLAVIGPSAAGKTTLIRLMIGTLAPSSGNVRLDGADVYTWKREDFGRHVGYLPQDVELFDGTVFQNIARMADAEPEAVFAAARLAGCHEMILRLPQGYETEIGEGGQHLSGGQRQLVGLARAMFGNPKLVVLDEPNSNLDGDAEAALQRAVDTLKSRGTTVVLVSHRPTLVQGVDKVLLLKDGAVEMFGPRAEVLRRLMPQPRPAAAPAVAATATGRLAPGGNA; this is translated from the coding sequence ATGGCCGTATTCCGTCAGCCTGGCACCGAAGGTGCCTCCGACACTCTCCTCTCCCGCGCCATCCGGGCGTGCCGGCGTGAGTTCGTGGCCGTTGGCCTGTTCAGCGGTGTGGTGAACCTGCTGCAGCTTACCGTGTCACTCTATATGATGCAGGTGTTCGACCGCGTCCTGGCGACCCGCAGCCTGGACACGCTGATCTTCCTCACCATCATCGCCGTCAGCGCCGTCCTGCTGCTGGCGGTGCTGGAGGCGGTCCGCGGCCAGGTGATGCAGCGGGTGGCGGGCTGGATCGAAGCCCGTGTCGCGCCGGAGGGCTTCGAGCGCGCGCTGGAATCTCAGTTGCGGGGACGCCCCTACCGGATGGAGGCGCTGCGGGACCTTGCGGTCTGCCGGTCCTGGCTGGGCTCCCCAGGCGCGCTGGCGGTCTATGACGTGCCCTGGGTGCCCATCTATCTCGGCGCCATTTTCCTGCTGCATCCCCTGATGGGCTTCGTCGCCCTCGCGGGCGCGGTGATGCTGTTCGGCCTGACGCTCCTCAATGAGTTCACCACCTCCTCCCTGCTGCGGCAGGCCAGCACGGCGGCCATGGCCAGCCAGCGGCGGGCCGATGCGGTCGCCCGCAATGCCGAGGTGATCGACAGCATGGGCATGAGCAACGCTGTCCTGCGGCATTGGCGGGAGGGCGTCGCCCAGGTCACGGCCCCGCAGCAGAAGGCGGCGGACCGGGCGGCCATCCTGCTCTCCGCCACCAAGTTCTTCCGCCTCGCGGTGCAGCTGGCCGTGCTGGGCATCGGTGCCTATCTTGTGCTGCGGCAGGAGATTACCTCCGGCGCCTCCATCGCAGGCTCCATCATCATGGGGCGGGCGCTGGCGCCGGTGGAGCAGCTGATCGGCGGCTGGAAAGGGCTGGTGCAGACGCGTCAGGCGCTGCGGCGGCTGAACATCTTTCTCGCCCTGCCGCGCATCCGGCCACCGGGCCTGGCCATGCCGGAGCCTACCGGCCGGGTCGCGGCCGAGCGGGTGACCTACGGCGTCCCCGGCCAGCCGATGGCCATCATCAAGGGCGTTTCCTTCGGGCTGGAGCCGGGGGAAAGCCTGGCCGTCATCGGCCCCTCGGCCGCCGGCAAGACCACGCTGATCCGGCTGATGATCGGCACCCTCGCGCCCAGTTCCGGGAACGTCAGGCTCGATGGCGCCGATGTCTATACCTGGAAGCGTGAGGATTTCGGCCGCCATGTCGGCTACCTGCCCCAGGATGTGGAATTGTTTGACGGCACTGTCTTCCAGAACATCGCCCGCATGGCGGATGCCGAGCCGGAGGCTGTCTTCGCCGCCGCCCGCCTCGCGGGCTGCCACGAGATGATCCTCCGCCTGCCGCAGGGCTATGAGACCGAGATCGGCGAGGGCGGCCAGCACCTCTCCGGCGGGCAGAGGCAGCTGGTGGGCCTGGCCCGCGCCATGTTCGGCAATCCGAAGCTGGTGGTCCTGGATGAACCCAACTCGAACCTGGACGGTGATGCCGAGGCCGCGCTGCAACGGGCCGTGGACACCCTGAAGAGCCGGGGCACGACCGTGGTGCTCGTGTCCCACCGCCCCACCCTGGTCCAGGGCGTCGACAAGGTCCTGCTGCTGAAGGACGGCGCCGTGGAGATGTTCGGCCCGCGGGCCGAGGTGCTGCGCCGCTTGATGCCGCAGCCCCGCCCGGCCGCGGCCCCCGCCGTGGCTGCCACCGCCACAGGCCGTCTCGCACCGGGAGGTAACGCATGA
- a CDS encoding HlyD family type I secretion periplasmic adaptor subunit has protein sequence MSITTAPAGSPPAPVGQTGMPPLAPGQLDTPRPRTSGAMWLGILAILVFFGGFLLWSALAPLAEAAIAPGQIRSEGSRRTIQHLEGGIVREILARDGDKVKAGQVLMRLDDAQSAASLEMLRGQHWALMAQFARLEAERHGASEITFPQKLLEAGDPRSLEAMTGQRTLFAARQASLISQIQVLEARIAQHEATASSARAQIGSQQRQLELIKREEQDVRTLVAQGLERMPRLLALQRNVASLEGNMQDLIGQTERAAAAAAEARSQMQQVRDQRLADVSTESREVRSRLNETEEKLGAAQDVVTRREIVAPEDGTILGSRFFNLGAVVKPGEPVMELVPSRDRLVAEVELSPTDIDVVYPGLEAEVRLPAFKQRLVPFLHGHVTYVASDVTVDERTRASHYRVQIVVDEDQLAKLENVALRAGMPVEAQIQTGSRSFLRYMIQPVLDSFHRAFREQ, from the coding sequence ATGAGCATCACGACCGCTCCGGCCGGCTCCCCTCCCGCTCCGGTGGGCCAGACGGGCATGCCGCCGCTCGCCCCCGGCCAGTTGGATACGCCACGCCCCCGCACCAGCGGAGCCATGTGGCTGGGCATCCTGGCCATCCTCGTCTTCTTCGGCGGCTTCCTGCTCTGGTCGGCGCTGGCACCACTGGCAGAGGCTGCCATCGCCCCTGGCCAGATCCGCAGCGAAGGGAGCCGTCGCACCATCCAGCACCTGGAAGGCGGGATCGTGCGGGAAATCCTGGCCCGTGACGGCGACAAGGTGAAGGCAGGCCAGGTCCTGATGCGGCTGGATGATGCCCAGTCCGCCGCCAGCCTGGAGATGCTGCGTGGGCAGCACTGGGCGCTGATGGCGCAGTTCGCCCGCCTGGAAGCCGAGCGGCACGGCGCGAGCGAGATCACCTTCCCACAGAAACTGCTGGAAGCGGGCGATCCGCGGTCGCTGGAGGCGATGACGGGGCAACGGACGCTTTTCGCCGCCCGTCAGGCCAGCCTGATCAGCCAGATCCAGGTGCTGGAGGCCCGTATCGCCCAGCATGAAGCCACCGCATCCTCCGCCCGCGCCCAGATCGGCAGCCAGCAGCGGCAGCTGGAGCTGATCAAGCGGGAGGAGCAGGACGTCCGAACCCTGGTCGCACAGGGGCTGGAGCGGATGCCGCGCCTGCTGGCCCTGCAGCGCAACGTCGCCTCCCTGGAAGGCAACATGCAGGACCTGATCGGCCAGACCGAGCGGGCCGCCGCCGCCGCCGCGGAAGCGCGCAGCCAGATGCAGCAGGTGCGTGACCAGCGCCTGGCCGATGTATCCACTGAATCGCGCGAGGTGCGCAGCAGGCTCAATGAGACGGAGGAGAAGCTCGGCGCTGCCCAGGACGTGGTGACGCGCCGGGAAATCGTGGCGCCGGAGGATGGCACGATCCTCGGCAGCCGTTTCTTCAACCTCGGGGCGGTGGTGAAGCCCGGGGAGCCCGTCATGGAGCTGGTCCCGAGCCGCGACCGGCTGGTGGCGGAGGTCGAGCTATCCCCCACTGACATCGACGTGGTCTATCCTGGGCTGGAGGCCGAGGTTCGCCTGCCTGCCTTCAAGCAGCGCCTGGTGCCCTTCCTGCACGGACACGTCACCTATGTCGCCAGCGACGTGACAGTGGATGAGCGCACGCGCGCCAGCCATTATCGCGTGCAGATCGTGGTGGACGAGGACCAGTTGGCCAAGCTGGAGAATGTGGCCCTGCGCGCGGGTATGCCTGTGGAAGCACAGATCCAGACCGGCAGCCGCAGCTTCCTTCGCTATATGATCCAGCCGGTGCTCGACAGCTTCCACCGCGCCTTCCGCGAACAATAA
- a CDS encoding ABC transporter substrate-binding protein, which produces MERRTFLKAAVIGGVAASAGGVAMPALSQGAAARTLRFVPQANLANFDPIWGTQYVVRNASLLVWDTLYGVDANIVPQRQMVESEEVSADGLTWVFRLRPGLKFHDNTPVLAKDVVASLTRWAVRDPMGQMIRSLQNELVAVNDTTFRWSLKAPYPKLLLALGKNNAPCAFIMPERIARTDPFQQITEYVGSGPFRFVREEWVPGAKAVFAKFDGYVPRDEAPSWLAGGKRVMVDRVEWMIMPDPATASAALQNGEVDWWENPIADLVPMLRANRNIEVDIADPLGNVGSFRMNHLHPPFNDPRARRAVLMALDQEDYMRALVGDDERLWKVMGGFFTPNTPLYSEAGGEILKGRRDIDGARRLVREAGYDGQPITILVAQDQPITKAFGDVSADLLKRIGMTVDFVATDWGTVGARRAVKSPPSQGGWHIFHTWHAGADCINPAPYTALRANGENAWFGWPKSDAVEAARDAWFAAEDLPAERAAVDKMNAAAADFGLFAPTGFFLSYQAWRKNISGVVKAPAPFFWGVSKT; this is translated from the coding sequence ATGGAGAGAAGGACTTTTCTCAAGGCGGCAGTCATTGGCGGGGTGGCGGCATCGGCGGGGGGTGTCGCGATGCCGGCCCTGTCGCAAGGCGCCGCGGCGCGGACGCTCCGCTTCGTGCCTCAGGCCAACCTGGCCAATTTCGATCCGATCTGGGGCACGCAGTATGTGGTGCGGAATGCCTCACTGCTGGTCTGGGACACGCTCTACGGTGTCGACGCCAATATCGTGCCCCAGCGGCAGATGGTGGAATCCGAGGAAGTCTCGGCCGACGGCCTCACCTGGGTCTTCAGGCTGCGCCCCGGCCTGAAGTTCCACGACAATACACCTGTGCTGGCGAAGGATGTTGTCGCCAGCCTGACCCGCTGGGCGGTGCGGGATCCCATGGGGCAGATGATCCGCAGCCTGCAGAACGAATTGGTCGCGGTCAATGACACCACATTCCGCTGGTCGCTGAAGGCGCCTTATCCGAAGCTTCTGCTCGCACTGGGCAAGAACAACGCGCCTTGTGCCTTCATTATGCCGGAGCGGATCGCCCGCACCGATCCTTTCCAGCAGATCACGGAGTATGTGGGTTCCGGACCTTTCCGCTTCGTGCGGGAAGAATGGGTGCCCGGGGCCAAGGCCGTCTTCGCCAAATTCGACGGATACGTGCCGCGCGACGAGGCGCCGAGCTGGCTGGCAGGCGGCAAGCGCGTCATGGTGGACCGGGTGGAATGGATGATCATGCCCGACCCTGCCACAGCCTCCGCCGCCCTGCAGAACGGCGAGGTGGACTGGTGGGAGAACCCCATCGCCGACCTGGTTCCGATGCTCCGTGCGAACCGCAACATCGAGGTGGACATCGCCGACCCTCTCGGGAATGTCGGCAGCTTCCGGATGAACCACCTCCATCCGCCCTTCAATGACCCGCGCGCCCGCCGTGCCGTCCTGATGGCGCTGGATCAGGAGGACTACATGCGGGCGCTGGTCGGTGACGATGAGAGGCTCTGGAAGGTGATGGGCGGGTTCTTCACGCCCAATACCCCTCTCTACAGCGAAGCCGGCGGCGAGATCCTGAAGGGCCGCCGCGACATCGATGGCGCCAGGAGGCTGGTGCGCGAAGCAGGCTACGACGGCCAGCCCATCACCATCCTGGTGGCGCAGGATCAGCCGATCACCAAGGCCTTTGGCGATGTCAGTGCCGACCTGCTGAAGCGTATCGGCATGACGGTGGATTTCGTGGCAACCGACTGGGGCACGGTCGGCGCCCGCCGCGCCGTCAAGTCTCCGCCGTCCCAGGGGGGGTGGCATATCTTCCACACCTGGCACGCCGGGGCCGATTGCATCAATCCCGCCCCCTACACAGCCCTGCGCGCCAATGGCGAGAATGCCTGGTTCGGCTGGCCCAAGAGCGATGCCGTCGAGGCTGCGCGGGACGCATGGTTCGCAGCCGAAGATCTGCCGGCCGAGCGGGCGGCGGTGGATAAAATGAACGCTGCGGCGGCAGATTTCGGACTTTTTGCGCCGACGGGATTCTTCTTGTCGTATCAGGCATGGCGTAAGAACATATCTGGTGTGGTAAAAGCGCCGGCGCCTTTCTTCTGGGGCGTCTCCAAAACCTGA
- a CDS encoding ABC transporter permease: MSTSALPPGGIPAAAPELPDILPDRRARKGAIGFLMRYPTIAIGGFLLLLMVAVAIFAPYLWTKDPTALAPAMRTRDPSGRWWFGTDMLGRDVYSRVLYGARVSLTVGFGVAIASSIVGLAIGLVAGFIRVADSIIMRIMDGLMSIPSILLAIALMALTRGSVGNVILAITVAEIPRVSRLVRGVVLSLREQPYVEAAVASGTRTPVIIWRHILPNTLAPMTVQATYICASAMIAEAILSFIGAGTPPIIPSWGNIMAEGRALWQVKPYIVFFPAIFLSITVLAVNLLGDGLRDSLDPRLAKRV; this comes from the coding sequence TTGAGCACCAGCGCCCTTCCTCCCGGGGGAATCCCCGCGGCCGCCCCAGAACTGCCGGACATCCTGCCCGATCGCCGTGCGCGAAAGGGTGCCATCGGCTTCCTGATGCGCTACCCGACCATCGCCATCGGTGGCTTTTTGCTGCTGCTGATGGTGGCCGTCGCCATCTTCGCCCCCTACCTCTGGACCAAGGACCCCACGGCCCTGGCGCCGGCGATGCGTACGCGCGATCCCTCCGGGCGCTGGTGGTTCGGCACGGACATGCTGGGGCGTGACGTCTATTCCCGCGTCCTCTACGGCGCCCGCGTCTCGCTCACCGTGGGCTTCGGTGTCGCCATCGCGTCCTCTATCGTGGGGCTGGCGATCGGGCTGGTGGCCGGCTTCATCCGCGTGGCTGACAGCATCATCATGCGGATCATGGACGGGCTGATGTCCATCCCGTCCATCCTGCTGGCCATCGCGCTGATGGCACTGACGCGGGGCTCGGTCGGCAATGTTATCCTCGCCATCACGGTGGCTGAGATTCCACGCGTGTCCCGCCTTGTCCGTGGCGTCGTGCTGAGCCTGAGGGAGCAGCCTTATGTGGAGGCCGCCGTCGCCTCCGGCACCCGCACGCCCGTTATCATCTGGCGGCACATCCTGCCCAATACCCTGGCGCCGATGACGGTGCAGGCAACCTATATCTGCGCCAGCGCCATGATCGCCGAAGCCATCCTGAGCTTCATCGGCGCGGGCACGCCGCCGATCATCCCCTCCTGGGGCAATATCATGGCCGAGGGCCGGGCCCTTTGGCAGGTGAAGCCGTATATCGTCTTCTTCCCCGCCATCTTCCTTTCCATCACCGTGCTGGCGGTGAACCTGCTGGGCGATGGCCTGCGGGATTCGCTCGACCCGCGCCTTGCCAAGCGGGTGTGA
- a CDS encoding GtrA family protein translates to MPLPALLSRLPPRHAGLFGELFRFGVVGTLGFLIDTVTLYAALSLGAGLYLGRALSYLTAASANWALNRAWTFRDADRSSRGRQWAMFLLVNLFGFVINYGTYSLLVSTWALAHTHPVIGVAAGSIAGLGGNFLLSRRFVFRSGRAAPGPARDDTTPI, encoded by the coding sequence ATGCCCCTGCCCGCCCTTCTCTCCCGCCTCCCGCCACGCCATGCGGGCTTGTTCGGAGAACTCTTCCGTTTCGGCGTGGTCGGGACCCTGGGCTTCCTGATCGACACTGTCACGCTCTACGCGGCGCTCTCGCTCGGCGCCGGTCTCTATCTGGGCCGGGCGCTTTCCTACCTGACGGCGGCCTCGGCCAATTGGGCACTGAACCGGGCATGGACATTCCGTGACGCCGACAGGAGCAGCCGCGGCCGGCAATGGGCCATGTTCCTCCTGGTCAATCTTTTTGGTTTCGTCATCAATTACGGCACTTACAGTCTGCTGGTGAGCACCTGGGCGCTGGCCCATACGCATCCCGTCATCGGCGTCGCGGCCGGCTCAATCGCCGGCCTGGGCGGCAACTTTTTGCTAAGCCGGCGCTTTGTCTTTCGGTCCGGCAGGGCAGCACCCGGCCCCGCGCGAGATGACACGACACCGATTTGA
- the mepA gene encoding penicillin-insensitive murein endopeptidase, with translation MRLFRVLHCLVLLPLAFPASAADTSAPGWAAAGHPTVEAPRVIGSHGLGCIAGAVAMPPEGPGWEVVRLSRNRFWGHPAMIDTLASLAAAATGAGLPPIWIGDVSQPRGGPMPWGHASHQIGLDADVWLDVAPRPARPRPARERLNVPSLVRPDGQDIDPDVYSPGHEALIRSAAQMPEIDRVLVNPAIKRALCRNHGGEAWLRRIRPWAGHDSHMHLRLRCPRGQAGCQDQAPVPLGDGCDASLEWWFRGEARRPAPARPPRLLPANCAGVLAAP, from the coding sequence ATGCGCCTGTTTCGCGTCCTCCATTGTCTTGTTCTGCTGCCGCTGGCCTTCCCGGCCTCCGCCGCCGATACCAGCGCGCCAGGCTGGGCGGCGGCGGGCCATCCGACGGTTGAGGCGCCCCGTGTGATTGGCAGCCACGGCCTCGGTTGCATCGCCGGCGCGGTGGCCATGCCGCCCGAGGGGCCGGGGTGGGAAGTGGTGCGGTTATCCCGCAATCGCTTCTGGGGGCATCCGGCGATGATCGACACGCTGGCATCCCTCGCTGCCGCGGCAACCGGGGCGGGACTGCCGCCGATCTGGATCGGCGATGTCAGCCAGCCGCGTGGCGGGCCGATGCCCTGGGGCCACGCCAGCCACCAGATCGGGCTGGATGCCGATGTCTGGCTGGATGTGGCGCCCCGTCCCGCTCGGCCCCGGCCTGCGCGGGAGAGGCTCAACGTCCCCTCCCTTGTGCGACCGGACGGTCAGGATATCGATCCCGACGTCTATTCGCCGGGGCACGAGGCACTCATCCGGTCAGCGGCCCAAATGCCAGAAATTGACCGCGTGCTCGTGAATCCCGCCATCAAGCGCGCATTGTGCCGCAATCATGGTGGTGAGGCGTGGTTGCGGCGCATCCGTCCCTGGGCCGGACACGACTCCCACATGCATCTGCGCCTGCGCTGCCCGCGGGGCCAGGCAGGCTGCCAGGATCAGGCCCCCGTTCCCTTGGGCGACGGCTGCGATGCCAGTCTGGAGTGGTGGTTCAGAGGGGAAGCCAGGCGCCCTGCCCCTGCCCGCCCGCCGCGGCTGCTGCCGGCTAACTGCGCGGGGGTCTTGGCCGCGCCATAG